Proteins encoded together in one Corvus hawaiiensis isolate bCorHaw1 chromosome 15, bCorHaw1.pri.cur, whole genome shotgun sequence window:
- the SH3TC2 gene encoding SH3 domain and tetratricopeptide repeat-containing protein 2 isoform X7, protein MAAGKAGVTEQSSPAPEAGHGSPDPSVVLLALRDSFPPEISLSFSVESRSSRCRNSQLQEAARKKLWALESDDRHVCALFKELSARLVCVQAHEDRFFLTFKTLEEVWKFSTYLTLGYVGTCLEQLLFGQEFWLDCALVEDTELRVTVDEEHLATIYMDLLLQEGNFFSRAAPGVWKSEQEGEEGLQLCRNELIHVKSVGQDSKWEGMSLLTGQRGVVPATALEPIPQPFYQWFLKNYAVSFGLSQEISGTSSQAIVKGRCIATKEHRGAAWDELSFSKGDHIEIIGFFIPGLPWFVGKSLSTGSIGFIPTRHVSPEACEPLGKGFVFLSEEEKSPVLHVPCNGDEQRFATLLGDLAHTDITSVYRLDGFEPTAMFPKVPPEAALRGSKEIQVLQSWEEINDWATSSTSELSSPGSEAAPATLEDVLLEKLDDLDYPKFFIDLNAGHMEDADVFDPILTFLNQDNFVPSFQSFYDLSFSFLHSTFYGFSDEDELVLYLETSRNWAKRTRSVWAHVRLCFLLGKLCIKKVKFSQARVYFEEAMSVLDRGFGDLPLLAALHVSLASIYLKQNMKHKFSCLLGKTVTLLVCLPGRSFSSENELELLTYILRESIAVGNAPLEARICFLIVKLFLQLGRTEEVLPFLEHLQCLSSTCAGPLDATATLCHLYDKKCLPNIALASARSFVPSGTRGTPTPIWRAGFILQNASKLLGKQLDRSSIPALACLYLKQALQFCCEGRAVPSQRTLCAVLSRMYLQHGALDGAVCYAARAAALGRLMGEEEAFESSLSLGWMYLLQQQPGPAGAILRQLLRSLRGTDSETQGGAVHNLLAMALRGEGHIQEAAENFLRALHKATETGNRRNQAVSLANLGQLSLSCGATQLAELYLLWSVRLYAELQGHQQLDVELAQVLLWLAQAMVDRQRMEDAKLCYELALGFALKWQNLRSQLHATECLCHFYSKVCPDLQACITYHEHWASLARQLQDRELEGNARQALSQLYQALGTPEALRQSLDCTKQSLRIFIDLEEAVKAAEAWLQAGKLYYLLQEDELVEMYFQAAIQTALKWDNFSLAMDLYEKAGDTFFNGSRNRHRAVEFYRGGAVPLARKLKATQTELRLFNKLAELQIGLQGYEKALEFATLAARLSLRVGDQLQELVAFHRLAAAYDLLHMYEMAEDCYLKTLAMRPPVLQSSAEALYYCKVYWHLGNLALHKLKDEQDAASYFLLALAAAAELGDQELQALLRAKLGAIPGAPGGPEGTPGCATDRPRWLSEGGHVV, encoded by the exons ATGGCAGCAG GTAAGGCTGGGgtgacagagcagagcagccccgCTCCCGAGGCAGGACACGGCTCCCCGGACCCCTCCGTGGTGCTGCTGGCTCTCAGGGACAGCTTTCCACCAG AGATCTCGCTCTCCTTCTCTGTCGAGAGCCGCTCCTCCCGATGCCgcaattcccagctccaggaagcTGCCAGGAAGAAGCTGTGGGCTCTGGAGAGTGATGATAGACATGTCTGTGCCCTGTTCAAG gagctgtCAGCCAGGCTGGTCTGTGTGCAGGCACATGAGGATCGCTTCTTCCTCACCTTCAAAACCCTGGAGGAAGTCTGGAAATTTTCCACGTATCTGACTTTAG GGTATGTGGGgacctgcctggagcagctcctctttGGCCAGGAGTTCTGGCTGGACTGTGCCCTGGTGGAGGACACAGAGCTCAGGGTCACCGTGGATGAAGAGCACCTGGCCACCATCTACATGGATCTGCTCCTCCAGGAAG GGAACTTTTTCTCCAGGGCAGCGCCTGGAGTCTGGAAGTCggagcaggagggtgaggagggcctgcagctctgcaggaatgAGCTGATCCATGTGAAGAGTGTTGGACAGGATTCCAAGTGGGAAGGGATGTCCCTGCTGACCGGGCAGCGAGGCGTGGTGCCTGCGACAGCTCTGGAGCCGATACCACAGCCCTTTTACCA GTGGTTCCTGAAGAATTATGCTGTGAGTTTTGGCCTCTCCCAGGAGATCAGCGGGACGAGCTCCCAGGCCATTG TCAAAGGCAGGTGCATCGCCACCAAGGAGCACAGAGGAGCAGCGTGGGATGAGCTGAGCTTCTCCAAAGGAGACCACATAGAAATTATTGGCTTCTTCATCCCGGGACTCCCCTGGTTTGTGGGCAAATCCCTCAGCACCGGGAGCATCGGCTTCATTCCCACCCGACACGTCAGTCCCGAGGCTTGCGAACCTCT GGGAAAGggctttgtgtttctgagcGAAGAGGAGAAGTCCCCGGTCCTGCATGTGCCCTGCAATGGTGACGAGCAGCGCTTTGCCACCCTCCTGGGGGACCTGGCACACACTGACATCACCTCTGTGTACCGGCTGG ATGGTTTTGAACCCACAGCCATGTTCCCAAAAGTGCCACCAG AGGCTGCTCTCCGTGGCAGTAAAGAAATCCAAGTGCTCCAGTCTTGGGAGGAAATCAATGACTGGGCTACAAGCAGCACCTCGGAGCTGTCCAGCCCAGGCAGTGAAGCCGCCCCTGCCACACTGGAAGATgttctcctggagaagctggacGACCTGGATTATCCCAAATTCTTCATTGACCTCAATGCTGGGCACATGGAGGATGCTGATGTCTTTGACCCCATATTGACCTTCCTAAACCAAGACAATTTTGTGCCCAGTTTTCAGAGCTTTTATgacctcagcttttcctttctccactcCACTTTTTATGGTTTCTCTGATGAGGATGAACTGGTCCTGTACCTCGAGACATCCCGGAACTGGGCCAAGAGGACTCGTTCAGTTTGGGCTCACGTCAGGCTCTGTTTCCTCTTGGGTAAGCTCTGCATCAAAAAGGTCAAGTTCTCCCAGGCTCGGGTGTACTTTGAGGAAGCCATGAGTGTCCTGGACAGGGGCTTTGGGGACCTGCCCCTGCTGGCAGCGCTGCACGTGAGCCTGGCCTCCATCTACCTGAAGCAGAACATGAAGCACAAGttctcctgcctgctggggaAGACGGTGACCTTGCTCGTGTGCCTGCCTGGCCGCTCCTTCAGCTCGGAGAACGAGCTGGAGCTCCTGACGTACATCCTGAGGGAATCCATCGCTGTGGGCAACGCTCCCCTGGAGGCCCGGATCTGCTTCCTCATTGTCAAGCTCTTCCTTCAGCTGGGCAGGACCGAGGAGGTGCTGCCCTTTCTGGAGCATCTCCAGTGTCTCAGCAGCACCTGTGCTGGCCCACTGGATGCCACTGCCACCCTGTGCCACCTCTACGACAAGAAGTGCCTGCCAAACATCGCGCTGGCCTCCGCCAGGTCCTTTGTCCCCAGCGGCACCAGGGGGACACCGACGCCCATCTGGAGAGCTGGCTTCATCCTCCAAAACGCTTCCAAACTCCTGGGGAAGCAGCTGGACaggagcagcatcccagcactGGCTTGTTTGTACCTCAAGCAAGCGCTGCAGTTCTGCTGCGAGGGCAGAGCCGTGCCCAGCCAGAGGACGCTCTGCGCCGTCCTGTCCAGGATGTACCTGCAGCACGGGGCGCTGGATGGGGCAGTTTGTtatgcagccagggctgcagccctgggcaggttgatgggggaggaggaggcttTTGAGTCCTCGCTGTCTCTGGGGTGGATgtacctcctgcagcagcagccgggCCCAGCCGGGGCCATCCTGCGGCAGCTGCTGCGGTCACTGCGTGGCACGGACAGCGAGACCCAGGGCGGGGCCGTGCACAACCTCCTGGCCATGGCCCTCAGGGGCGAAGGGCACATTCAGGAGGCTGCAGAGAACTTCCTACGGGCCCTGCACAAGGCCACGGAGACGGGGAACAGGAGGAATCAGGCCGTGTCCCTGGCTAACCTGGGCCAGCTGAGCCTCTCGTGTGGTGCCACTCAGCTGGCCGAGCTCTACCTGCTGTGGTCAGTCCGGCTCTACGccgagctccagggacaccaaCAGCTGGACGTGGAGCTGgcacaggtgctgctgtggctggcaCAGGCCATGGTGGACAGGCAGAGGATGGAAGACGCCAAACTCTGCTATGAACTGGCGCTGGGGTTTGCCCTGAAGTGGCAGAACCTGAGGA GTCAGCTGCACGCCACTGAGTGTCTGTGCCATTTCTACAGCAAAGTGTGCCCCGACCTGCAGGCCTGCATCACCTACCACGAGCACTGGGCGTCCTTGGCACggcagctgcaggacagggagctgGAGGGCAATGCCAGGCAGGCCCTCAGCCAGCTCTACCAGGCTTTGGGCACACCTGA GGCTCTGAGACAATCCCTGGACTGCACCAAGCAGAGCCTGAGGATCTTCATCGACCTCGAGGAGGCTGTGAAGGCAGCAGaggcctggctgcaggcaggaaaaCTCTATTATCTTCTACAGGAGGACGAGCTGGTGGAAATGTACTTCCAG gcAGCCATCCAGACTGCTCTGAAATGGGACAACTTCTCCTTGGCCATGGATCTTTACGAGAAAGCAGGTGACACCTTCTTTAatggcagcaggaacaggcacCGAGCAGTGGAGTTCTACAGG GGAGGTGCTGTGCCCTTGGCCAGGAAACTCAAGGCCacccagacagagctgaggCTGTTCAATaaactggcagagctgcagattGGCCTGCAGGGCTATGAGAAGGCTCTGGAGTTTGCCACGCTGGCAGCCAGGCTCAGCCTCAGGGTCG GGGatcagctgcaggagctggttgCCTTCCACCGCCTGGCCGCAGCCTATGACCTGCTGCACATGTATGAGATGGCCGAGGATTGCTACCTGAAGACCCTGGCCATgcgtccccctgtgctgcagagctcagcagaggcCCTGTACTACTGCAAGGTCTACTGGCACCTGGGCAACCTGGCCCTGCACAAGCTGAAG GATGAACAGGATGCAGCCTCCTACTTCCTGCTGGCCCTCGCCGCAGCCGCCGAGCTGGGAGACCAGGAGCTGCAAGCCCTGCTCCGTGCCAAGCTGGGTGCCATCCCCGGAGCCCCAGGGGGACCTGAGGGCACGCCAGGCTGTGCCACGGACCGGCCCCGGTGGCTGAGCGAAGGTGGCCATGTGGTGTGA